The following proteins are co-located in the Spirochaetota bacterium genome:
- a CDS encoding nucleotidyltransferase domain-containing protein has protein sequence MTINNTALKIIKEKYSYLSTEFGVKKIGFFGSIAKGIETEDSDIDVVVEFKRPIGLKFIDLVEYLESL, from the coding sequence ATGACAATAAACAATACAGCATTAAAGATAATTAAAGAAAAATATTCATATCTGTCGACTGAATTTGGTGTTAAAAAAATAGGTTTTTTTGGTTCTATTGCAAAAGGAATTGAAACAGAAGATAGCGATATAGACGTTGTGGTAGAATTCAAAAGACCAATAGGTCTCAAATTTATTGACCTTGTTGAATATCTGGAAAGCCTCT